The genomic region GGTTGGCCCTCCTAGGCTTCCGCATACTAGGAAGAATGGAAGGAAATCCTTCGATAACACTTCTTCCTTATTTGAAGAAATGATATCCGACGCCCGTGGAAACTCTTTCATTTCAAAAAAGTTCTTCTTCTTAAGAAGCAAATAGCATTTCCTATTGATTTGTCCCCTGGACTAGACCTATGTAGATTCGGAATTATCCGTCGCTACGCTGTTCCCAAGGACTAGCAAAATCGAAATAGCGAAATTCTTGGGTCATTTCAATGGGTTCAGAAACCACACGTTTCCCTGGATCATCATAGCGTACTTCCACATATCCACTCAGAGGAAAGTCTTTTCGTAATGGATGACCCTCGAAACCATAATCTGTTGATATACGGCGTAAATCCGGATGATTGATGGAAGAAACACCAAACATATCCCATACTTCTTGCTCCCACCGGCCGGCTGATGGAAATAGACTGACTACCGGAGATATTCGTGTTACTTCGTCTGCACTTGTTTGTACATGAATGCGTGAGTTATACCGAGTACTCAGTAAATTATGGACAACTTCAAATCTTCGTTTTTGAGAGGGATGATCCACTCCGCAAATATCGATCGAAACTTGAACCCTTGTATAGGTATGCCATTTTAGAAAGCACAACAATGGAAATGGGTAGTCAGTATTGGTATAAGATCTATTCCCATGTTCCGATCTTTTCATTTTATGTACCCATTTCTTGGGTAAAATCTCCCAACTATATTGGAAAATGGATTGGTTATCCAtaaatgaaaataaagaaagcTTTATTTTGGTTCCGCTTCTTGCTCTAAGAAGAAAGACTTGTCGGAAATCGCCGGTTGGGTTGGTCCGACCAAGAATGGCATGGGAGTGGAGAGGCAGAAGTGAAAGACTGGCTACAAATAAAGAACCAAAACTGCACACTTTATATAGTTATGTATCCAGGATCGGCTGCATGCTCTAGTGTTGAATCGGGTATAGAACCCAGGATGCTTGGTTACAATTCCGAATCCGCTAAACCATCGCCCGTGGAAAAGTATTATACAGAGCATTAGTACTTACTCTGATCCTTTCCTTATATTTAGATTCTAGTAGTTTATTTCAGTCGTATTCATATCCTTACTGCGGTTTAGTAAGGGTAACAAATAAAAGTATGCAGGTTCTATTTTATTGTTCTGAGACATATGATGATAGCATTGAGAATAAGAAATCTTTGCAAAATGCACGCATTATTAAGGAGTTCTGGAACGATTACTACGCTAAGTTGTTGGATATTGACAAAACGAAAAAGACTTCTAATGTTGATATTTATCAGGATGATGTTAGAAAGTTGTTGATTAATGAAAAGAAGAATCAAAATGGTGTGTTTTCTGATACTGAATTAATAGATTTACAGAATCAAATTGCAAATTGCACAATGAAGTTCGATGAGGATAATCTATTTAAAGTAACTCCTAACATAGTAAAGTTCTTGATTAATAAAGATCAGCCTAACGCTCAGCAATATCTAAAGGGTTGCCTACCAAGTAGCTTACCTATGCTTAAGATGTTTGGTATCTATACGCTTGAGGCTATCATGATTCATGTACTAGGCTTGGTATTCAACACTCTTCAGGAATCATCCGCAGTTAAGGTAGCTAGATTTATAGATCAACTTAATTCAGCTGTACGAGAACAAGCAAGGTTTCTACAATACAAAGCACCAGGTAGTGGTAAGGTGGAAGCAGTACTCACTAGTAAGGTAGAATTAGTTAAGGATGTTGTTCAGCCCAAAGGTGCtagcaaaaaagagaaaaagaaaaaaaaaatcagtGTCATTATGATATCGGGAAATACTTGCTCCAATTCATGATTGAAAGAAATGTTCTACATATATCAATAGATAGGGGAGTAACAAAAGAAGATccagtgctggttcttaagaaaggTCAAGGGTATATAGAGAATTCTTGTTATGTTCTGTGCAATTTGAACATAAATCTGCTCCCTATCAAACTCAATCTTCCGATGCTTTGCAAACCCTTGGATTGGCAACCAGCAGAGAGGGGGTCTGATCCTGATACATTATCGGATCTGATAGGAGATTACTATGCAAACCCACGGGGGATATCTAGAATCAATTTTGGCTATTAACTTCCCATGACTTAAACCACTTCTATATAAAGTTACATAAAAAAGAATACAAGCATATGTGTGATATTTTGAATGGGCTTCAGTCTCAAGCATTTGAAATAAACAAAAGGCTCTTGAGATTTCTGGAAAAGAATCGTCAATGTTTAGTTGAGTGTGGGCTTCTTTTACCAAATGCTCTAGCTCGCGTGAATCCGACAGAAGCCTCAGACATATTGAGGGAGTGCTACTTCAATAACGTCAAAGGTATTAATAATGCTTGTAGCTATAACATACTGTTAAATAAATTATTAAAATAGGTGCAGCAGGCTAGTTATGAAGATTTTTGAATAAGACTTGCGTCAGCATACGAAGGTTATCAATTCTATTTGCCAGCATTCATGGACTTCCGTGGTAGAATCTACCGTTCAGGTGTATTGCATTTTCATGAGCGTGATTTGTCAAAAAGTTTATTACTCTTTTCGGCCGATCATCCTCAACCTCCAGCACAAAACCACCTGTCGGAAAAAAGAATCTCAGTCAACACTTAGCATGTGCTATAGCCTTTAAGTATCCAAAATTCTCGAACTTAGATGATGCCCTTAAATGGTATAACGAACACCAGACTGAAATGTTTACTTCGGACGAAAGTTTCATTCAATTTGCTGCGCAAGCTAGTGATCCATTTTTTCATAGCCAAGATCCTTTCTCAGGATGAAGGAGTGAGTAATTATCATTAGGTTCCAGTGACCCAAGATGCGAGCGCGAGTGCATATCAAATTATGAGTTATCTCTTGCTTAACTTAGAAATGGGTAGGAGAACGAATCTTCTTCCATCTTAAGACGGTAAAATCCAAGATGTGTACATGTGCTTGCGGGATGATCTTAATAAATTCTTGGATACCAGATTGAATAATGTTAGTAGTAGTAATTAGAAGAAAAAACTCATAGATTCTATGTTAACCAGAAAGTTCGTCAAAGGATTGTTTATGCCATCTCCATAGGGGTCCGTCCGGTTCTTCCTCAAATGGGTTGCCTCAATCTTTATCAAAGTTTTGGTATCTAGCTTATCCAGCTACAGTATAGTATACTCCTTCCTTGCTCGATAGAGCTCTTTGAATCCGCTTCAACTGAATGCGTAAAATAGAGTAATTTCTTCAAAAGCCAGTTTCTTTCGAGAAGGCAGGAGGCCCATAGCGAGTTACAATAGTGCCAGTTCTTGTACGGAAGGCCGTAATTCCGGTAACCTCGACTGCTCTAAGAATGATCCGGGCTAGCCGGGCACATCACATCAAAGTTAGGTCATTTGTCAAAAACATGGCAAATAGCTCAGTTGGTTTAGTAAGGGAGCTATTCTCTCACTTAAACCACTCCCATATTAGGTATTCTATCTCATCTTAAAGTTCCCCCGCATTACCCATAACTTACCACCTGTATCTCCGAAACTCAAATCGCAAAATGACAATGCTTTCGATAATCTGTACTAAATTACTTTGTACAAATGCACATCTCGGCCATCGGGTAGCTGATCACCATTTCAAAGTCTATATCTGTGGTTCAAGAAATGGAATTGCTATTCTCGATTCAGACAAGACACTGATTTGTTTACGAAATGCTCTTCATTTTATAGGATCTCCCAGTCGTCAAAAAGGCCGTTCCTTCTTTTTCAAGACcaatcatttatttatttatgagataACGTAAGAAATGGCGAGCTATTTAAGAAGCTATTTAAGAAATGTGAATTCTCATTGTTTCGATGATTCTCAATGGAAGATCGGGGCGTTTTTGACCAAATCTTTTGCAAATAAAAAAATTCCGTTCAAGAAAGAAGAAGATCAATTTTGCGTTGAACCAACAACCTGATTGTGTGGTTATTCTGAATGCAGATAGAAAGTCTTCGGTCATACTGGAAGCTGATCGATCACAAATACCTATTCCATCCTTAGTTGATTCTACGATCCCATGGGAATCCTATAAAAGAATCACTTATCCCATCCCAGCGAATGATCCTATACAGTTCGTATATCTATTTCGTCATTCGATCATGAAAACAGTGATTCTTGAACAGAATGCGATTAGTAGAGAAGCGCAATCTCTCAGAGTCACTTTGAGTACAGGGAAGTCCGCAGGAGGGATGAGATCCGCCTGCTActccacctcttcttcttccccaatagacgAAGAAGAAAAGAGGGCCAAGGCGCTATTGGAGATGCGCAAAAAATATCCATCGGGAGATGGCGCTGACGCTGATGCTAACGCTCGCAAGACGGTTTTGTAGGCAATTTCTAAAAATACTTTTTTTCATTGAGCTCATAACCCGGTTTGGGCCGATTGACTCTGAGAGCGATCGAGGGGTCGCGGGCTCACACCTTGCTTTTGCGCATAGGATCGAAGAGATCCTAGAATTTAATGGAAAGAGCAGCGGCTCTCTGAAAGATCTCATTGATCTTAAATTGGATTTGGAAGACGCCTCTAAAAGAGAGGAGATTCTACTTCCATATTTTTCCTCAAAAAAAGAGGCAAAGTCCTAGCGTGATACAAAAAGAAATAATGGGGAAGGGCGGGGAATGATAGGTTCATAGATGTGGAGTAATCAGTTCTTCATTTGAAGAGTTAGTTGGCTGGCCTACCGGCCCGCAGATGTAGAGAGGTTGCCCCCACCATCCTCTTGAACTGTGAAATCAAAGCGATTCCTGTTGATGGAAGAAAGGCTAATTTCGTTTGATCCGATCCGCCTATGCCAGTTCGAGTCTGGCGAGTCGCTATCATCTGTTGCCCTAACTTTTTCTATTAGCTCATCTTGTCCGTAGTGATATTTTGGAGAAGGAGCAATTACCGGAGTGAGAAAGGTAGAAAGAAGCAATCACGAAAGCTAGTGCTAGTTGTGGCTTATTGTACTAATCTTGTTTGTTCGGTAGCTCGCATCAGCAGCTTTAAAAGGAATAGAAAACGAGGCTTTTTCCACCACACCAGGGGCGGGCATTACGCTCAAGCAGGGGAAGTCAATTTGACTGCTGCTCGAGAACCTGTTTGAACAAGAAGAAGTAGCATGGCTCCAGCGGGGCAGA from Triticum aestivum cultivar Chinese Spring chromosome 4A, IWGSC CS RefSeq v2.1, whole genome shotgun sequence harbors:
- the LOC123085990 gene encoding NADH dehydrogenase [ubiquinone] iron-sulfur protein 3-like, which produces MDNQSIFQYSWEILPKKWVHKMKRSEHGNRSYTNTDYPFPLLCFLKWHTYTRVQVSIDICGVDHPSQKRRFEVVHNLLSTRYNSRIHVQTSADEVTRISPVVSLFPSAGRWEQEVWDMFGVSSINHPDLRRISTDYGFEGHPLRKDFPLSGYVEVRYDDPGKRVVSEPIEMTQEFRYFDFASPWEQRSDG